The sequence below is a genomic window from Chondrinema litorale.
TTAAATGCAGGAAGCTTTTTACTTTTATATATAATCACTTTTTTGATTGGCAAAGGAATTAAAACAGCTATTTCTCCCTACAATCTTAACAAAGAACTTACTGAAAAAAACAACATCGCTTTAGCCATAAGTACTGCAGGCTATTTTATAGGCATTACAGCAGTATATGTTGGTGTTTATGATGGTCCAAACTTTGATTCTTGGTTAATGAATGTGGTACATATTGGAGGCTACTCACTTTTGGGAGTTGTACTAATCAATGTTTCAAGGTTTATAAATGACAAGCTGATTTTGTACAAATTTTCTAATAATAAAGAGATTATTGAAGACCAAAACATGGGAACTGGTTTTGTACAAGCAGCCTCATATATTGCTTCAGGGTTAATTATTGGTGGTGCACTACATAGTGAAGGTGGTAATATAATAACCTCTCTTGCCTTTTTTATTTTTGGTCAAATTTGCCTTATCCTTTTTGCTTTACTATACGATTGGTTAACCCCCTACTCTGTACATGGTGAGATAGAAAATGAAAACACAGCCGCAGGATTAGGCTTCTCTGGAGGCTTTATTGCAATTGGTATTATTGTAATGAAAGGGGTTTCTGGCAAGTTTATTAGCTGGACCGACAATCTCTCTAACCTCGCCTTTAATATTGAAATTCTATTCATTTACCTAATCTTCGTTCGCTTTTTCTTTGACAAAGTCATTATCCCAAATGCTGACTTAAACAAGCAAATTGCAGTTAAAAAAAGCATTAGTGCTGGCTTGCTAGAATTCATCATTTCTATCAGCTTCTCGATTACTCTATTTTATATCATCAATCATACTTAATATATCTCAAAGCAGTATTGTTTTTAGTTTTAATCTGGGATTTAATTCATATTTTTAGAAAAATTTGAATTTTTCCAATATACTTATGAAAATGATTTCCATGCTAGTAAGTATTTAAATGCATTGATATCCTAGAAAAACAAAAACACAACAAATGAAACAATCACTTAGAATACAACTCTCTCTAATGATGTTCCTCGAATATTTTGTTTGGGGGGCTTGGTATGTAACCATGGGAACATACCTAACACAAACACTTCAATTTTCGGCCAGTGAAATAGGAATTGCTTTTGCAGCTGTATCTGTTGCAGCTATGGTTTCACCCATTTTTGTAGGTATGGTTGCCGATAGGTTTTTTCCTACAGAAAAAATATTAGCAGTTCTCCATTTGTTCGGAGCAGTTGTATTTGTGTTAATTGGTAATGCGACTGAGTTTAGTTGGTTTTATCTGTTTTTTCAGATTTATACCTTGTGTTTTATGCCTACCATCGCATTAACTAATTCTATCTCATTCAGACATTTAAATGACCCAGATAAACAATTTCCAGGTATTAGAGTATTTGGTACTATCGGTTTTATTGCAGCCGGCTTAGTAATCAGTTTTGCTGGTTATGAAGATAAAGCAACTATGTTTTATGTATCTGCAGTTTGTTCTGTATTGCTTGGAGTTTACTCATTCTTTCTTCCTCATACTCCTCCAAAAGACAAAGGAAAAGAAGTTACAGTTTCAGATATATTAGGTTTAAAAGCCTTGAGCATGCTTAAAGATCGCTCATTCCTCATTTTCTTTATCGCATCTGTTCTAATCTGTGTTCCTTTATCATTTTATTATGCTTGGGCAAACCCTTTTTTAAATGAATTAGGGATGGAAAATGCCGCTGCAAAAATGACTTTCGGTCAGGTTTCAGAAACACTATTCTTAATTATAATGCCACTATTCTTTAAAAGACTTGGTGTTAAATGGATGTTGGTTGTTGCTATGATTGCTTGGGTTGCAAGATATGTATTGTTCGCTTTTGGTGATCTTGGCCCAATGACTTGGATGTTGTTTGGTGGTATAGTTCTTCACGGAATTTGCTATGACTTCTTCTTTGTTACAGGTCAAATATATGTAGATAATAAAGCAGGCGACAAAATTAAAAGTGCAGCACAAGGGCTTATTACCTTTGCGACTTATGGTATTGGTATGTTTATAGGTTCCTTTATATCTGGCCAAGTAGTTGAAGCTTACACTATTCCTGAAGGTCACATCTGGGAAACTATCTGGCTAATTCCTGCTTCTCTTGCAGCAGTTGTATTGGTGGTTTTCTTAATCTTCTTCAGTGAGAAAAAATCTGTAAATAAACCAGAAGAAGTAAGTATATAAATTCTGAGTTTTAAATAATTAGACTGCTGTAATAAAATTAAAATTTTGTTGCAGCAGTTTTTTTATTCATACATTTCTTTAGAAAGCACTGGTGCCAAATCGGCAGTATTATTATCGTGTTTCAATGCTAAATCAAAAGAAATTACAATGTCATCATGCACTTTAATCAAGCCGAATAATGGTTGTGGTGGTTCTATATTAAAGTCGGTTAATCTAATTTTGTATTTACCTTCAATGTAATAGATGCTGTCTTTGCTATCGAATTCTCCAGTAAGATTGAGATTGGCAGGTTTGGTAGTTCCAGCTACTTCTAAGCTAGCATTAATTGTGATCTTATTACTTTTATCCTCCTCAAAATTAATTTGGTTTAAACCGATTAAAATCTCTGGATAATCATCTCCTTTTAAAGTCTTTTTTAAATCGCGGTTAATTGCTTCTTTACCACACTCAAGACTTTTTACTTTTATTTTAACTGTAGAATTTTTCAATAATATAGATTGGCTTTTGGGAGCTGGCAGTACTAATGCAGAAACTTCGGGTACGAGCTCCAAAGTATAGCAATTAAACTCATTGATGTTGGTAGTGCCTTGTAGCTCTATTCTACTTTCTGGTAAAACTTTATAACTGGTATAAGTGTAGTCAAAGTTTTGAGCATGCAAGCTTCCAAGTAAAATAAAAGCAGTTGTTAGAATTACTATAAATGGTTTATGAAGTAGCATGATCTTTAATTTTTAGGTTTATGTAAAAACCCCTCTTCGAAATTAAAGAGGGGTTTGAACTGTTTGATTGAACTCTCTTAGAAGGAGATTGCTGCCTCAATCATTACCCCTTTGAATTCAGCACCTTCGTATTTGGTACCTGTCCATCCTTCTCCTTCGTATTGTTGATTTACATATTCAAATTTTGTTACTATGTTTTTAGTTAAGAACCAGCCACCTCCAATGTTAACTCTGTTTACTTCTTTAGTTGCACCATTTTCAACATCTTCGCCAGAAACTGCATTGTATCTACCACCTAAGTAAAATTGCTCTTGGCCACCGAATCTGTAAAGTAATTCACCTGCTAACTGAGTGTAACTTCCATTTGCTTCTTCTTCACTATTGCTAGACACTTCGTAGATACCAAAGAACTCTAAGCCTTTGTATTTGATGAATGGGTTAATTTGGAATGAAGTGTTTTGTGTAAATCTTGGATTAAAACGACCTTCGAAATCAGTACCTCCATCAGTTAAGTCGTGCAACACATAGTAGTATCTTGAACCACCGCGGTCACCACCGTAAAGATAAGAACCTGTTGAAGAACCCTGGTTAGTATACCATGAACCAGTTAATCTCATTCTTAAGTCATCGTTTAACTGGCGGTCTACACCAACTTTACCGTAGAAAGAAAGCTTGTTATCAGTTGCTGAAGTTACAGTAACGTTTTGGTTCAATTTACCATTAGATACACCAAGTACTCCTATAAATCCTTTGTCTGTTTGTACAACTACTTCACCAAAAGCCTCAGTAGTAAATGCATCCATTAAATAGTTACCAACGAATGGGTTATAGATTGCTTTGGCATTATCTGTTCTTCTAAAGTGTGCATCACCGTAGTTAATCTCATCCAAACCAACTTTAATGTAAGTGTATTGCATTATGTTTTCAAAAAGTCCTTCTTTTATAAAGTCTAGTTTATCGAATTTAACATAACCACCTTTTACCCAAGATTCTTCGTGGTGTCTTGCAGATAAGTAAGAGGTTAAGTGCATTCTTACACCATCGTAAAGCTGAACATCAATGTTTAAGTTAGCAGTTGGTAAGTTTAAGTTGTTACCTAATTGTACAAGGCTATCTTCTGCATTTGATTGGTCTAAGCCTTGGAATTGAAGTGCAAAGTCACCACCTATTCTCACTTTTACGCCATCAAATTTAGCATCGAGATCTTTTGCTGGCTCAAATACATTTAAACCGTCTTTATCATTTGATCTCATATTATCAATTACTCCATTTTGAGCTAGAACAACGTTTCCGACAAGCATAAGGGATGCTAATAACATCAAACTTGATTTATATAGATTTCTCATGGTATTAGTATTTTATAGAATAGATTTTTTAAGATTGTTATTCATTTTTTAATTTAGACACAGGGGTCTCAGGGTGTAAGCAGATGCTTACTCAAAAAATCATCAATGCTGATTGGTATTAGTTAAAAGGTTTATTTTATTAATTCTCCGGAGATATTGGATATCTTGCTTAATTATTAGGTTCTTTGGTCAAGTTAAGATCAAACCCTACAGTTATCTCTTCACCTGTTTTAATTGTACCGAACATAGCGGTTGGGGGTGTAATGTTATAATCATTCAAATTAATCTTGTAGCTACCTTTAATGGCAATCTGAGCATTGTTATCTACAGTTATATTCCCATTAACTGCAATCTCTTTTTTTACACCTGCCAGATTTAAAACTCCTTTGGCAACTACAGTTCCAGATTTATTTACTGTTACTGGTTCAGATAATTTGAAAGTGATATTTGGAAATTTACTTTCTTTTAGAGCTTCATAAGTTTTATCATCCATCGCTCCTTTTCCACTCTTAATTGATGCAACCTCTACGTTTAGCTCCAGATTGTTGATCGTTACTTGATCTCCATTGGTATTTGCTGTAAATGTTACTGTTTTGTTTTCTACATCAGATTCCCAATCGTGTAATGTCGATGTTCCAGAAACTGTCATTGTAGAGTTATCATTATCTACTTTGTAATTGTCCTGCCCGAACAGGGGTTGTGCGATCAGTAAAGATCCTATAATTACTGCTTGGATTATGTTATATAATGGTCTCATGGGTTCAGCTTTTATTATTTTTATCTTGTTTTTTATTGATACTTCAAAACTAATGTAGCTACATACATTTATACATGACCCCTATCACTACCTTTGGTGATTATCATCAGACTATTTTATGACAACTGTTAGCCTCTTTGAATAATAGGCTCTATCTTCATCCTATGGAGGAAAAAGTACAAGCAAAGAGTTTGAACCAGCAAGTTTTACAACTAGCAATACCAAATATTTTAAGCAATCTTGCCATTCCATTGCTTAGTTCGGTTGATACTGCCCTAGTTGGGCACTTACAAGGTTTAGAGTATTTAGGTGCGGTTGCTGTTGGAGGAATGATTTTCAATTTTATCTATTGGGGGTTTGGTTTTTTAAGAATGGGAACTACTGGACTTACCGCCCAAGCTTTTGGCAATAACGACCAACACGAATCTTCGCTAATTCTAGTAAGGGCTTTGTTTATTGCTGGTATAATAGCTACACTCCTATTGTTACTTCAAGTACCACTTGCTTCACTTAGTTTTTTTCTGGTAAAAGCCTCACCAGATGTAGAAGTTTACGCAAAAAGCTATTTTTATATTAGAATATTAGCAGCACCAGCCACACTAGGAATCTACGCGATACAAGGTTGGTTTTTGGGAATGCAAAATGCCAAATTCCCCTTGTACATGGCACTAGTTATTAATCTTAGTAACATATTTTTTAGTGTGCTCTTTGTAAAAGCCTTGGGAATGAAATCTGATGGCGTGGCTATGGGAACCGTTTGCGCACAATACATTGGCTTAATTATGTCCATTATCTTATTTAGATGGAAGTATGCCACTTACCTTAAAAACATAAATCTTAAGATCGCTATAGAAAGCAAAGCACTAAAGCGATTTATGTCTGTTAATGGAGATATATTTATTAGAACGATCTGTCTAGTATTTGTTTTTAGCTACTTTACGGCTGCTTCTGCTGCTTTTGGAGATGACATTCTCGCAGCCAACACCATTCTTATGCAATTCTGGACTATTCTCGCTTATGGTATCGATGGCTTCGCTTATGCTGCAGAAAGCCTTGTAGGCAAATTTGTAGGTGCTAAAGATTTAAAGAGTTTAAAAAACATCATTTTCACTCTTTTTGTATGGTCTGGTGGTATGGGCTTGGCATTTAGTGCAGCTTTCTGGATGTTCGACACACAATTGCTCAATATCTACACTGATAAAGAAAATATAATAAAACTGGCTAGCCAATACATCTGGTGGACAATATTTGCTCCTTTAATTAATGGTATCTGTTTTATTTGGGATGGTGTTTTTCTCGGGGCAACCGATACAAAAGCACTTCGAAACTCCATGCTTATCTGCACTTTTCTGGTATTTATTCCAATTTTCTTTTTGCTTAAAGCACAATTGGGCAATACAGCTCTTTGGCTAGCCATGACAATATTTATGGTATCCAGAGGTGTAACGTTAAGTTTCTTTGCCAAGAAAAGAATTAAATCTTGGGTAAACGCTTAATATTTATTGTTGAGAAAGTCTGCTCGAAAACCTATCTGCTCTAAACAAAGAAATATCAAAATCAGATTTTCCATTAATTGTTAGGTCTGCTAAAATTTGCCCTGCAACATTAGAATACTTAAAACCATGCCCAGAGAAACCATTGGCAATACAAACATTCCTGTATTCAGGGTGAAAATCTATTATAGGATGTAAATCTGGCGATTCTGTGTGCATGCATACTGCCGTTTTTAAACATTCTCCATTTAGCTCAGGAACATATTGAGCAAGGTACTTTCTTATTAGCTCTACATCTTTATCATGCACTTCTCTATCTATATTATAGGCAGAACAAAACTCTCTCATCTCATGGTCTTGGTGCGGGTAGAAAGCTACCTTACAACCTTGCTCGATTCCATCTTTAGCCGGAAAGCCATATACATCCAAATTCTTCTCTACATTCCAAAGAAATATTGGAAAGTGCGCTGGTAAAAATGCAGAAGCATTGCTTGTTGGCTTCATCCAGAACTGAATTAACCTTTCTGGCTTTAAGGTAATACCCAGCTCTTGCATCATTCCTTTTGCCCAAGGACCGGTGGTAACAATTAATTTCTCTGCGATGTAATCTCCTTTATTTGTCTTTACACGAATACCTTTAGCATAGTTTTCTGCATCCCAAAACTGTACTTGCTCATTGGTATTTACCTCAGCTCCTTCTTTTACAGCTAATTCTAATTGCTTCGTAACTCCAGCTTCAGGCTCTAAGTAACCAGCCAATTTATCTAGTAATGCCCACGTATTCGTGTTCGCCTTAAACATCGGATAGCGCTTTTTTATCTCCTTGTAATCGAAAATCTCATAAGGCAAATCATAAGCTTTTGCACTCATTTCCGATTTGTCTACAATAGAATTGGTTCGACTCCCCATCATCAATCCACCTGTAATTTCGAAAAAACGAGATTGGCTGTCGTTCTCAATTTTTCGCCACAAATCATAAGAATGCTTCAAAATCGGAATATATTCTTTCCCTTCGTAATATGCCTGTCTGGTAATTCTAGAACCACCATGTGTAGAACCCATATTATGCGGCGGAGCTAACTGATCAATACCTAGTACTTTTTTCCCTTTACCAGTTAATTGTGTAGCAAGTTGATACAAAGACGCACTTCCCATTGCACCTAATCCTACAACAATTACATCATAATATTTTCTATTAAAAAGCATACACTGTCTAAATTTATCTTCTGCTCAAAAATATTGCATCAGCTATTAGTATCAATAAAAACGGCTAAAAATCACTAATTAAAGATGGAAACCTGCAATTATTTTATATTGTTCTATTGGCAAATCTATAGTGTATAAATATTACAGATTTGTCTGTTTGCAAACTGTAAAATAAATTTAAACACGACTTATTTCCAGAAACAAAACTTACTACAAAACTAAACGACTAAATAAATTATGGGAAAACTTGAGGTTATACAAGGAGATATTACAGAACTGGAAGTAGACGCCATTGTAAATGCAAACAATACTAACCTTTTAGGTTATGCCGAAGGTAATGGGGTAAATGGTAAAATTATAGAAAAAGGTGGAGATGCTGTTTCAAGAGAATGCAAAAAAGTGATTATCAAAATGGGCACTTTAGCTCCTGGAGAAGCTATTTTAACTACTGCCGGAAACTTACCAGCAAAACATATTATTCATACTGTCGGTCCAGTTTGGAATGGAGGTAAATCGAAAGAAGAGATGATACTTACCGACTGCTATGACAATGCACTACATCTTGCCGCAGAAAAAGGACTTAGCTCAATAGCCTTCCCTAACATTAGCACTGGCTTTTACAAATTTCCTAAAAACATTGCTGCCGAAATAGCTGTTGGTACTTGCCTTTGGTTCTTAAAACAGGAAAAAGCCCAAAAAATCGAGACAATTTATCTGGTTTGCCATAATGATGAAAACTATAAATTGTGCAAACAAGAACTTGAAAAAAATCAATCTTAAAAAGTCTCTGCTGCTTTTCCGATTTCTTCTTTTTAATATGTTTAATTTGCATCTTTAAAACCCAAAAAACATGAACACAGGATTTAATAAAGAAGAAATAAATAAGATAGATACTGCTGCACAAGGTGAAAATCAGTCATTCATCTATCAAGAAAATGTTGAACGTAGCGACGAATTTGCCTCTATATTTTTTACAGCTACATATAAAGGTAAAGAAGTTGTGTTTGATGCATTTGTATATACCCTAGAAATGGAATTTGTTTCTAATATATATGATGCAGCCAAAGATGCAGTAATAGAAGAACATCCAGAGCACGAAAGTAAAGACTTTGATGAGGATGAAGGTGCTCATGTTGATTTAATGGAAGAATATTCAGTTGAATTAGCAAAAGACGAAGACTTTCAGGTTTGTGAGTTTATCGATTATGATGAAGATGTAGATTATGGAGTAAGCATGGATGTGTGTTTGAATATTCCTGAAGTAACCACAGCAGAGATTGAAAAGTTTGTAAGTGCTTTTAAAGCTGGTACTTATGAGTCTGACAAAACATTTTATGCATTCGATTGGAATGATGAAAATTAGTGTATTTCAATACAAATAATTTCACATTTCAGTTTTATCAAAACTTAATTTAAAAACAACATCAGAATATCAATATTTTTTCTTTATTATTTATTATTTTTCAACATCTGAAACTTTAATAAAGACTAACTACTAATTTGAGAAAAAATACTTTAAAAATTTTGATGTTGGGTTGGGAGTTCCCCCCAATACTAAGCGGAGGACTTGGTCAAGCTTGTTATGGCTTGGCAAGTGCTCTGAGTAGTCGAGTTGAATTAACAGTAATCCTTCCTAAAAGACACCCCGAAGCGAAGTTAAATGCCGGGCAGGTAATAGGTCTTAATCAAATTGAGTACGAAGATGAGTATGAAAAAAAGGTTGAAAAATCTTATGAGGAATTTACTACTATTAAGTATGTAGATGCCAGTTTTGACCTATACCCTATTGCTGAGCGGAAGAAAAAAATTACGGAAACCCACCAGCGCGTACTTTATCTAGAAAAACAGATTAAAAAATCCTCTACATTAAAACAGCTTTTTAATGTAGAAAGCATTTACGGGCCAAACATTATGGAGAAAGTAAATGCTTATGCTAAAGTGGTGACCGATCTGGCAAAAGACATCAAATTTGATATAGTACATGCCCACGACTGGATAACCCTGCCAGCTGCGATGAAAATTAAAGAGACCTATAACAAACCATTCATCGCACATATTCACTCTTTAGAGACAGACAGAACAGGTGAAGGAAGCAAGAATAAAATTTATGAAATAGAGCAAAAAGGCATGGAGGCAGCTTCGTTTGTTTTTGCAGTAAGCAATTACACAAGAAGTTGTATTCAAAGAAATTATAAAATTCCTCTCGATAAGCTCATTACTATACACAATGGTATAGATCAGTTTTGCAATCCGGAAATACCAGAAAAATTAACCAAAGAAGAAGACAGCATAAAAAAGATTTTATTCTTGGGTAGAATTACCAGACAAAAAGGGCCAGGATTTTTGGTAGAAACAGCCATACATCTTTTAAAGAAACACCAAAAAGTAAAGTTTGTAATTGCAGGTATTGGTGACCGCTTACGCGAAACCATGCTTTATGCTAAAAACAGAGATGTACTGCAGTATTTCGAATTTGTGGGTTTTCTAGACAAGCAGAAAGTTATAGAACTAATGGCCAGCAGCGATGTGCATTTTATGCCTTCTGTTTCTGAGCCATTTGGTTTAGCAGCCTTAGAAGCTGCTCAAGTAGGTTTACCAGTTGTAGCCTCTAAGCAAGCTGGTGTAAACGAAGTTTTACCTGAAATATTAAAAGCAAACTTTTGGGATACAGCTACATTTGCAAATTACCTTTATGCTTTGCTTAATTATGAAGGGCTCAGTAAAGAAATAAGCATGTTAACTGCTAAGGCAGTGCCTGCATTGAGTTGGACAAAAGCAGCAGAAGACATTTGCTTTTTTTATGAGAAACTTTCTGCAGGAGATTTAGAGATTGATGATATAAACAGACCTAAGTTAAAACCCTGATTCGCTTCTTAGATCACCAGAGAGGTGATAGTAATCTTTTACAATTGTATTTAAAAATTGAAGTGGGGGAAGTTCTGTATCTAAAGCTAAAAACTCTTTTACCTTGTTGGCAGCTTTATAAGTAGGTACATTGGCTTCTCCGAGCCTGAAAGTCGCAATTGCTTCTTTAATTATAGCAATATCTCTATCGCTGAGCAGTGCTACTTCTGGGAAAACAGGCTCGTAATCCTCTTCTATATTAGGCACAGAAACTGCTCCTCTTTGCGATCTACTTCTTTTAAGACTTACTACAGAAGTACCTGCCACCAAATCACCCAATCGCTGTCCATTTCCAGAAGAAATAATCATAACTATAGCTATTAAGGGACCGAAAATCAGCAAATCTACGGGTCTAAAAAGCCACCTTAATAAATATTTGGCAATACTAGCTTCTCTTCCATCAAGTGAGATTACTTTCAGTTTTATCTGTCTCTTACCAATAGACTGCCCATCAAGTACAATTTCACAAATAAGATCGTAAAAAAACCAAGGAAGATAAAGTGCTAACAGATACACAGTAGTATTCTGAACTTCAATAGCACCTAAAATTGCCATTATAAGAATG
It includes:
- a CDS encoding nucleoside permease, which translates into the protein MKQSLRIQLSLMMFLEYFVWGAWYVTMGTYLTQTLQFSASEIGIAFAAVSVAAMVSPIFVGMVADRFFPTEKILAVLHLFGAVVFVLIGNATEFSWFYLFFQIYTLCFMPTIALTNSISFRHLNDPDKQFPGIRVFGTIGFIAAGLVISFAGYEDKATMFYVSAVCSVLLGVYSFFLPHTPPKDKGKEVTVSDILGLKALSMLKDRSFLIFFIASVLICVPLSFYYAWANPFLNELGMENAAAKMTFGQVSETLFLIIMPLFFKRLGVKWMLVVAMIAWVARYVLFAFGDLGPMTWMLFGGIVLHGICYDFFFVTGQIYVDNKAGDKIKSAAQGLITFATYGIGMFIGSFISGQVVEAYTIPEGHIWETIWLIPASLAAVVLVVFLIFFSEKKSVNKPEEVSI
- a CDS encoding YceI family protein encodes the protein MRPLYNIIQAVIIGSLLIAQPLFGQDNYKVDNDNSTMTVSGTSTLHDWESDVENKTVTFTANTNGDQVTINNLELNVEVASIKSGKGAMDDKTYEALKESKFPNITFKLSEPVTVNKSGTVVAKGVLNLAGVKKEIAVNGNITVDNNAQIAIKGSYKINLNDYNITPPTAMFGTIKTGEEITVGFDLNLTKEPNN
- a CDS encoding glycosyltransferase family 4 protein, with protein sequence MRKNTLKILMLGWEFPPILSGGLGQACYGLASALSSRVELTVILPKRHPEAKLNAGQVIGLNQIEYEDEYEKKVEKSYEEFTTIKYVDASFDLYPIAERKKKITETHQRVLYLEKQIKKSSTLKQLFNVESIYGPNIMEKVNAYAKVVTDLAKDIKFDIVHAHDWITLPAAMKIKETYNKPFIAHIHSLETDRTGEGSKNKIYEIEQKGMEAASFVFAVSNYTRSCIQRNYKIPLDKLITIHNGIDQFCNPEIPEKLTKEEDSIKKILFLGRITRQKGPGFLVETAIHLLKKHQKVKFVIAGIGDRLRETMLYAKNRDVLQYFEFVGFLDKQKVIELMASSDVHFMPSVSEPFGLAALEAAQVGLPVVASKQAGVNEVLPEILKANFWDTATFANYLYALLNYEGLSKEISMLTAKAVPALSWTKAAEDICFFYEKLSAGDLEIDDINRPKLKP
- a CDS encoding RDD family protein, giving the protein MSGIRVETTQNVYITYQPGTLGDRIIAYLIDLFILVAYTILIMAILGAIEVQNTTVYLLALYLPWFFYDLICEIVLDGQSIGKRQIKLKVISLDGREASIAKYLLRWLFRPVDLLIFGPLIAIVMIISSGNGQRLGDLVAGTSVVSLKRSRSQRGAVSVPNIEEDYEPVFPEVALLSDRDIAIIKEAIATFRLGEANVPTYKAANKVKEFLALDTELPPLQFLNTIVKDYYHLSGDLRSESGF
- a CDS encoding DUF350 domain-containing protein, which gives rise to MFLNPDNLLNAGSFLLLYIITFLIGKGIKTAISPYNLNKELTEKNNIALAISTAGYFIGITAVYVGVYDGPNFDSWLMNVVHIGGYSLLGVVLINVSRFINDKLILYKFSNNKEIIEDQNMGTGFVQAASYIASGLIIGGALHSEGGNIITSLAFFIFGQICLILFALLYDWLTPYSVHGEIENENTAAGLGFSGGFIAIGIIVMKGVSGKFISWTDNLSNLAFNIEILFIYLIFVRFFFDKVIIPNADLNKQIAVKKSISAGLLEFIISISFSITLFYIINHT
- a CDS encoding YceI family protein — encoded protein: MLLHKPFIVILTTAFILLGSLHAQNFDYTYTSYKVLPESRIELQGTTNINEFNCYTLELVPEVSALVLPAPKSQSILLKNSTVKIKVKSLECGKEAINRDLKKTLKGDDYPEILIGLNQINFEEDKSNKITINASLEVAGTTKPANLNLTGEFDSKDSIYYIEGKYKIRLTDFNIEPPQPLFGLIKVHDDIVISFDLALKHDNNTADLAPVLSKEMYE
- a CDS encoding macro domain-containing protein — protein: MGKLEVIQGDITELEVDAIVNANNTNLLGYAEGNGVNGKIIEKGGDAVSRECKKVIIKMGTLAPGEAILTTAGNLPAKHIIHTVGPVWNGGKSKEEMILTDCYDNALHLAAEKGLSSIAFPNISTGFYKFPKNIAAEIAVGTCLWFLKQEKAQKIETIYLVCHNDENYKLCKQELEKNQS
- a CDS encoding MATE family efflux transporter, with the translated sequence MEEKVQAKSLNQQVLQLAIPNILSNLAIPLLSSVDTALVGHLQGLEYLGAVAVGGMIFNFIYWGFGFLRMGTTGLTAQAFGNNDQHESSLILVRALFIAGIIATLLLLLQVPLASLSFFLVKASPDVEVYAKSYFYIRILAAPATLGIYAIQGWFLGMQNAKFPLYMALVINLSNIFFSVLFVKALGMKSDGVAMGTVCAQYIGLIMSIILFRWKYATYLKNINLKIAIESKALKRFMSVNGDIFIRTICLVFVFSYFTAASAAFGDDILAANTILMQFWTILAYGIDGFAYAAESLVGKFVGAKDLKSLKNIIFTLFVWSGGMGLAFSAAFWMFDTQLLNIYTDKENIIKLASQYIWWTIFAPLINGICFIWDGVFLGATDTKALRNSMLICTFLVFIPIFFLLKAQLGNTALWLAMTIFMVSRGVTLSFFAKKRIKSWVNA
- the solA gene encoding N-methyl-L-tryptophan oxidase — protein: MLFNRKYYDVIVVGLGAMGSASLYQLATQLTGKGKKVLGIDQLAPPHNMGSTHGGSRITRQAYYEGKEYIPILKHSYDLWRKIENDSQSRFFEITGGLMMGSRTNSIVDKSEMSAKAYDLPYEIFDYKEIKKRYPMFKANTNTWALLDKLAGYLEPEAGVTKQLELAVKEGAEVNTNEQVQFWDAENYAKGIRVKTNKGDYIAEKLIVTTGPWAKGMMQELGITLKPERLIQFWMKPTSNASAFLPAHFPIFLWNVEKNLDVYGFPAKDGIEQGCKVAFYPHQDHEMREFCSAYNIDREVHDKDVELIRKYLAQYVPELNGECLKTAVCMHTESPDLHPIIDFHPEYRNVCIANGFSGHGFKYSNVAGQILADLTINGKSDFDISLFRADRFSSRLSQQ